In one window of Gudongella oleilytica DNA:
- a CDS encoding DUF4860 domain-containing protein: MRKRKGRASTELILAMVLLILFSAATLTLVSIGTDVYTSTTRVSDANSSLRVAASYIYTRARQSMEAGAIRVAVYDSIDGDCLVMRQSIEGAPYETVIFIHEGFLKEALIPMGGQPEPDSSFEIVELSGFMLEEDDSGIQFNVILETDKQNSAIEGYLSKL, translated from the coding sequence ATGAGAAAAAGGAAGGGAAGAGCTTCTACGGAATTAATACTGGCGATGGTGCTGCTTATCCTTTTTTCAGCAGCTACACTAACGCTGGTCTCCATTGGTACGGATGTTTACACGTCGACAACCAGGGTGAGCGATGCTAATTCTAGTCTCAGGGTGGCTGCATCCTACATCTATACCAGGGCAAGGCAGTCTATGGAAGCTGGTGCCATAAGAGTAGCGGTATACGATTCAATCGATGGAGACTGTCTCGTAATGCGCCAAAGTATAGAAGGTGCACCCTATGAGACGGTAATTTTTATACATGAAGGGTTTTTAAAGGAAGCACTTATTCCAATGGGGGGACAGCCTGAACCTGATTCCAGCTTTGAGATAGTGGAGCTATCAGGGTTTATGCTTGAGGAGGATGACAGTGGGATCCAGTTTAATGTTATTTTGGAAACTGATAAGCAAAATTCAGCAATTGAAGGGTATTTATCCAAGCTGTAG
- a CDS encoding type II secretion system F family protein encodes MSEGKGNSGKLSMEELSLFSYQLSVIMKSGVPYLEGLEIMKDELENGRLKSLSAGIYEDVKAGKKLYESLRSKDMFPGYFIQMTEIAEKTGMLDLEMERLSRFYEKQEAIQYKVRSALVYPVILFVLMSAVLMLLVLKVFPVFQDVLSSLGGNLPESSKILLSTAKSLQSAAIWIMMILGAVVAGLFIYSRSSKGGAKLDSFLLGSRLFGGLYKRLITLRFSQGMSMMVKAGIPFEEAVGMSAPLTDNKFAVERLREVQGRLLNGESIPDAMQSAGIFPSLFNQMIRVGVKSGQVDSTLEKLSEIYEVELERSANRLASSIEPTLVIILSVVVGIVLLTVMLPMIQIMSSIG; translated from the coding sequence GTGAGTGAAGGTAAAGGAAATTCTGGTAAATTGAGTATGGAGGAATTATCACTGTTTTCCTATCAACTGTCAGTGATAATGAAGTCAGGAGTACCATATCTGGAAGGGCTGGAGATAATGAAGGATGAGCTTGAAAATGGCAGGCTCAAGTCTCTTTCTGCGGGGATCTATGAGGATGTAAAGGCTGGGAAAAAGCTTTATGAATCCCTGCGAAGTAAAGATATGTTCCCTGGTTATTTTATTCAGATGACTGAAATAGCGGAGAAGACAGGAATGCTCGATTTGGAGATGGAAAGGCTCAGCAGATTTTACGAGAAGCAGGAGGCTATACAGTATAAGGTCAGGAGTGCTCTTGTTTATCCTGTTATCCTGTTTGTCCTTATGTCAGCTGTCCTCATGCTTCTTGTGCTTAAAGTATTCCCGGTATTTCAGGATGTTCTCTCTTCACTTGGAGGCAATCTGCCTGAGTCATCAAAGATACTTCTAAGCACCGCAAAAAGCCTCCAGAGTGCAGCTATCTGGATCATGATGATATTAGGTGCAGTTGTGGCTGGACTGTTTATTTATTCCAGAAGCAGCAAGGGTGGAGCAAAACTTGATTCCTTCCTTCTTGGATCCAGATTGTTTGGAGGCCTTTATAAACGTCTGATCACACTCAGGTTTTCTCAGGGTATGAGCATGATGGTGAAAGCAGGGATACCATTTGAAGAAGCTGTGGGTATGTCCGCACCTCTTACAGACAATAAATTCGCTGTTGAGAGGCTGAGAGAAGTTCAAGGAAGGCTATTAAATGGTGAATCCATACCCGATGCTATGCAGTCAGCTGGTATATTCCCTTCACTTTTCAATCAAATGATAAGAGTTGGAGTGAAATCAGGTCAGGTTGATTCCACATTGGAAAAGCTTTCTGAAATATATGAGGTGGAGCTAGAAAGATCAGCAAATAGATTAGCATCATCAATTGAACCGACACTTGTAATAATACTATCAGTTGTCGTTGGCATTGTTTTGCTCACTGTAATGCTGCCGATGATCCAGATAATGTCATCTATCGGATAG
- a CDS encoding type II secretion system protein → MNWFIRKAEKKRGFTIVELIISVGTLAIAGTIMIQLFMGAKDIALRAEELDRSVFLSTRIIESIKSEQWDEEPLNKMYTEYAVIYGNKLKKTGYYNQEWEEVEEDSEDILFVSTLSMESEDIVEEDKSLYELKLQIRRLKPYFKGKEAEPILNSVKTMVYIRTPLEVIEP, encoded by the coding sequence ATGAATTGGTTTATTAGGAAAGCTGAAAAGAAAAGAGGCTTCACAATAGTTGAGTTGATAATATCCGTAGGAACCCTGGCAATCGCCGGAACAATTATGATCCAGCTGTTTATGGGAGCGAAGGACATAGCTCTGCGTGCAGAGGAGCTTGACAGAAGTGTATTCCTTTCGACGAGGATTATTGAATCTATAAAGTCAGAGCAGTGGGATGAAGAGCCATTGAATAAAATGTACACTGAGTATGCTGTGATATATGGAAATAAGCTTAAAAAAACCGGCTACTACAATCAAGAATGGGAAGAGGTTGAAGAGGATAGTGAGGATATACTCTTCGTATCGACTCTATCCATGGAAAGCGAAGATATCGTAGAAGAAGATAAGTCCCTTTATGAACTAAAGCTCCAAATTCGAAGGCTTAAACCATACTTCAAGGGAAAGGAAGCAGAGCCGATTCTAAATTCGGTGAAAACGATGGTATATATCCGGACTCCTCTGGAGGTGATCGAACCATGA